A window of the Macrobrachium rosenbergii isolate ZJJX-2024 chromosome 43, ASM4041242v1, whole genome shotgun sequence genome harbors these coding sequences:
- the LOC136828701 gene encoding uncharacterized protein: protein MNRRYGRAAMDLISKMKMKERSVNVDKFIKEEIISIHSVSDVDGDDDDHSSDDVDSESDDANEASTDEILQGVVSSPSSFKKVEGPGSLTLTDMAEEDNEYFIFKFPPGFLNPSSLVGNKIKVKNSSSQILSLGRNSYELSIHQDSSLHDTPAFFLPDNTGQLSQADLKISGHITMKKIPLACAGAQQIDIDDLRSRSHRPPEIRQRSFFGDPGTPTSHADYSKGPKHSKEKTPKSKKRKSMMESELIVPAVYEKDILRSPFKKADKKLGKLKKEIGTESPFKAASPCLQKGHSFSNLSDGENELAMEIKIKKEVMTPKKKRKSKSFEEFSPLGISPNIKIKKEKEF, encoded by the exons ATGAACCGAAGATATGGACGTGCAGCAATGGACCTCATCtcgaagatgaaaatgaaagagcGTTCTGTTAATGTGGATAAGTTCATCAAAGAAGAGATAATTTCCATTCACAGTGTCAGTGATGTGGACggggatgatgatgatcattCATCTGACGATGTTGACTCTGAATCAGATGACGCCAACGAAGCCAGTACGGATGAG ATCCTTCAGGGTGTTGTCTCTTCACCATCAAGTTTTAAAAAAGTTGAAGGTCCAGGATCTCTGACACTGACTGATATGGCTGAGGAAGATAATGAATACTTCATCTTCAAATTTCCTCCTGGATTT CTGAATCCAAGTTCCCTTGTTGGTAACAAGATTAAAGTTAAAAATAGTTCATCACAGATATTAAGCTTGGGAAGGAACTCATATGAATTGTCCATACATCAAGATTCATCACTTCATGATACTCCAGCTTTTTTCCTTCCTGACAACACTGGACAACTTTCTCAAG ctGATTTGAAAATTAGTGGTCACATCACAATGAAGAAAATTCCCCTTGCCTGTGCTGGTGCTCAACAGATAGACATAGATGATTTACGTTCTAGAAGCCACAGGCCTCCAGAAATAAGGCAAAGGAGTTTCTTTGGAGATCCAG GAACTCCGACGAGCCATGCAGACTACTCCAAGGGACCTAAACATTCCAAAGAGAAAACACccaaaagtaaaaagagaaaaagtatgaTGGAGAGTGAGTTAATAGTTCCTGCAgtatatgaaaaagatattttaaggaGTCCATTTAAAAAAGCGGATAAGAAACTTGGAAAGTTGAAAAAGGAAATTGGTACAGAAAGCCCATTTAAAGCAGCCTCTCCTTGCCTTCAAAAAGGTCACTCTTTCAGTAACCTTTCAGATGGAGAAAATGAACTTGCAAtggaaatcaaaattaaaaaagaagtaatgactccaaagaaaaaaaggaaatctaaGAGCTTTGAGGAATTTTCCCCTCTTGGAATTTctccaaatattaaaattaaaaaagaaaaagaattttag